From Phycodurus eques isolate BA_2022a chromosome 1, UOR_Pequ_1.1, whole genome shotgun sequence, one genomic window encodes:
- the arl6ip5b gene encoding ADP-ribosylation factor-like 6 interacting protein 5b isoform X2 — protein MTAKMELAPLRTWDDFYPGTERFGKPEFGDVARWNNRMISNLMYYQTNYFAAAVVVFLIVGFLNPLGMFLGGTVVTLVFMGSVWAGENQAIIKNFKRKNPTLFVIGVMVTSYFLLSLCGGVMVFIFGITFPLLCTWLCQPRDPFSNSLWACVAWTRPGNK, from the exons ATGACAGCCAAAATGGAGCTTGCACCGCTCAGAACGTGGGATGATTTCTACCCCGGAACGGAGCGCTTCGGCAAACCAGAGTTCGGAGATGTGGCAAGGTGGAACAACAGAATGATCAGCAATTTAATGTATTACCAGACGAACTACTTCGCCGCGGCCGTGGTGGTCTTCCTCATCGTTGG GTTCCTGAACCCACTTGGCATGTTTCTGGGAGGAACAGTTGTGACTTTGGTATTCATGGGTTCCGTGTGGGCCGGGGAGAATCAAGCCATCATCAAGAACTTCAAGAGGAAGAACCCGACACTGTTCGTCATCGGTGTCATGGTCACCAGTTACTTCCTGCTGTCCCTGTGCGGTGGTGTCATGGTTTTCATCTTTGGCATCACTTTCCCCCTGTTGT GTACATGGCTGTGTCAGCCCCGAGATCCCTTTTCAAACAGCCTGTGGGCGTGTGTGGCATGGACGAGGCCTGGCAACAAGTGA
- the lmod3 gene encoding leiomodin-3 encodes MSNRENEDLNEEDIDEDELLATLSPEELKELQSEMDIMIAPDDSVPVGQRQKDQTEKPPTGTFDHRSLVGYLYWEKESKRMLEEERVPATLLPSERTLRQEAEDKEKVNTVEDGHDEVHEVIEQVIENKDKDDTREGEITEELIEEIVDGVKESNETDKEIHEKDKELNPITHENTETQSDSTETENAGHQDGTTEVKEESKITDTLPPLDLPDDAKKSEPNDKLQEKEEKKINKLKIPKLALNNIKMTSRPSGNETNLESTLDKIRNNNFSVTEVNLNNIENIPKEMLLDYVNALKKNKHVKTFSIANTGVDENIAFNLANMLRENRSITTLNIESNFITGKGIVAIIRCLQFNETLTELRFHNQRHMLGHYAEMEISRLLKANNTLLKMGYHFEQPGPRMVVTNLLTRNLDQQRQLRKEEQKQQQLKEQREVMQMYESSLNLPPGLLEMLGYIPPLELLQKHGLVTPPKELKKIPPKEEQVENEEPAEPPRQIKHNRIPRQPGAEPQNSMRDVRLKKTPKKRDPFLELDRRDASRKERAGFQLRKTPKVKESVTQGTADERANLKDVIKTLKPVPRRRVPPKVDPTPRDELLNEIKKSSVAYLKSVPLPKALESSETSLI; translated from the exons ATGTCAAACAGAGAAAATGAGGATCTCAATGAAGAGGACATTGATGAGGATGAACTCCTTGCTACGCTTTCACCTGAGGAGCTTAAGGAGCTCCAGAGTGAAATGGATATTATGATCGCTCCAGATGATAGTGTTCCAGTTGGACAGAGGCAGAAGGACCAGACAGAAAAGCCTCCGACTGGAACGTTTGACCACAGATCCCTGGTCGGCTACCTCTACTGGGAGAAGGAATCCAAGCGTATGCTTGAGGAAGAAAGAGTGCCTGCTACTCTGCTACCCAGTGAG AGAACATTGAGGCAGGAGGctgaagacaaagaaaaagtcaaCACTGTGGAAGATGGGCATGATGAAGTACATGAAGTGATTGAGCAAGTAATTGAGAACAAGGACAAAGATGATACAAGAGAAGGGGAAATAACTGAAGAACTAATTGAGGAAATTGTCGATGGGGTAAAAGAGAGCAATGAAACAGACAAAGAGATCCACGAGAAAGACAAAGAGCTTAATCCAATTACACATGAAAATACTGAGACGCAATCTGATAGCACAGAAACGGAAAATGCAGGGCACCAAGACGGAACAACAGAAGTGAAAGAGGAAAGTAAAATTACAGACACTTTGCCTCCTCTAGACTTACCGGATGATGCCAAGAAAAGTGAGCCCAATGACAAACTCCAGgagaaagaggagaaaaaaatcaataaattaaaaatcccCAAGCTGGCACTCAATAATATCAAAATGACATCTCGACCTTCAGGAAATGAGACAAATTTGGAGTCGACACTTGACAAGATCCGCAACAACAACTTTTCCGTCACTGAGGTAAACCTCAACAACATAGAGAACATTCCCAAAGAGATGCTCCTGGACTATGTCAATGCCTTGAAGAAGAACAAACACGTGAAAACATTTAGCATCGCAAACACGGGTGTGGATGAAAACATCGCATTCAACCTGGCCAACATGTTACGTGAGAATCGCAGCATCACAACGCTGAACATAGAGTCCAACTTCATTACAGGAAAAGGAATTGTTGCCATCATTCGATGCCTACAATTCAATGAGACCCTCACTGAGCTGCGATTTCACAACCAAAGACACATGCTGGGTCACTATGCCGAGATGGAGATCTCACGCCTGCTCAAGGCCAACAACACTCTCCTGAAAATGGGATACCATTTTGAACAGCCAGGGCCAAGGATGGTGGTGACCAATCTGTTAACCAGGAATCTGGACCAGCAGAGGCAACTAAGAAAGGAAGAGcaaaagcagcagcagctgaaGGAGCAGAGGGAGGTGATGCAGATGTACGAGAGCAGTCTAAACCTACCTCCAGGTTTACTTGAGATGCTGGGGTACATACCGCCCCTGGAACTCCTGCAGAAACATGGCCTTGTCACACCCCCAAAAGAACTGAAAAAGATACCCCCAAAAGAAGAACAGGTAGAAAACGAAGAACCAGCAGAGCCCCCAAGGCAGATCAAACACAACAGAATTCCCAGACAACCCGGTGCTGAGCCCCAGAACTCAATGAGGGACGTCCGGCTGAAGAAAACTCCTAAGAAACGCGACCCTTTTTTGGAGTTGGACCGCAGGGATGCCAGTCGAAAAGAGAGAGCTGGTTTCCAACTGAGGAAGACTCCCAAAGTGAAGGAGTCAGTCACACAGGGCACAGCGGATGAAAGAGCAAACCTGAAGGATGTGATAAAGACTTTGAAGCCGGTCCCTCGCAGGCGAGTGCCACCTAAGGTTGATCCCACACCTCGTGACGAGCTCCTAAATGAGATCAAGAAGAGTAGCGTGGCCTATCTTAAATCT GTGCCGCTCCCTAAAGCCCTGGAATCAAGTGAAACGAGTCTCATCTGA
- the LOC133409844 gene encoding LOW QUALITY PROTEIN: FERM domain-containing protein 4B-like (The sequence of the model RefSeq protein was modified relative to this genomic sequence to represent the inferred CDS: deleted 1 base in 1 codon) → MTEGRLCQVQLLDDRKLELLVQPKLLSYELVDLVSSHFNLKEKEFFGLAFFNENGQCKWLQMDRRVLDHDFSKRHGSIALNFLVRFYVENITQLKDIITVELFFLNAKSAVYNGIIEVESENVFKLAANALQESKGDYTSDEATRADLKKLPTLPTKVLKEHPSLAYCEDRVIDYYKQLRGVSRGQAIVQYLTLVESLPTYGVHYYEVKDKQGMPWWLGISYKGIGQYDLQDKLKPRKLYQWKQLENLYFREKKFAVEVNDPHRRAVTKRTFGQTGLLIHTWYASHSLIKTIWVMAISQHQFYLDRKQSKTKLGASKSLEEIALDLTEHPGAKINKLGESILKNNLITASNGSLVSTGSGDSEMSEEQKKEKLSELRKKEQEIQDLLAKKTKELKKICLREAELTGKLPKEYPLSSDERPPQVRRRVGTAFKLDDLFPYNEDPFLRNLESRFALQQKIVEAAKKLANESELCKTVKKKRRRNCLDAMHKLQQIENEMNHYRIKKGKRPTQRASVIIADEIMRSDCSSLSSLPLEDDDSDSASQRPRSRSVQDSPQFSPLRSLGAEYDVERQTSPKENNHNKRLAFEGQEASLYYHKPREVSSTHSSPYKTLPRPPRDPRSMPPTPVMTRNAYSSSQLRCEGLPHGFRARSGSLESQPQLRKDEDPEKPVFTLSPAHRSNSTEMLGDCSSYTSQSSLDFCGPASSQYSTLDSRTSTMHRLHRNVEVYGNTGSMPNLVQHHSGCSYACETSAHYAPSAYYVSGCPCPDMEPYANGSYVYESDVEGHYNVNPSYQMNGYHGHDRFRHYGSDRADGLSQNPYATVRPPRSREGPRNELLAKNMQKAMVAEHLRGWYHRNRVPREGERAGYDFDCGSQLSLGYQTMPAAFSHSSRTTSFSSVSSVESAGNWRNQLAVGLTDYDTPNIPQYSQHAVPSSPYNRSPTHNRFYLGNSYTSIQ, encoded by the exons ATGACCGAGGGCAGACTGTGTCAAGTTCAGCTGCTGGATGACAGGAAGCTGGAGCTGCTGGTTCAG CCAAAGCTGCTGTCATACGAACTCGTCGACCTGGTCTCCTCCCATTTCAACCTCAAAGAGAAGGAATTCTTCGGACTTGCATTTTTTAATGAGAA CGGTCAGTGTAAGTGGCTGCAGATGGACCGCAGAGTTCTTGATCATGACTTTTCCAAGAGGCATGGCTCAATTGCCCTCAACTTCCTGGTCAG ATTCTATGTAGAAAACATAACACAGCTCAAGGACATCATAACAGTGGAGTTATTCTTCCTGAATGCAAAATCTGCTGTCTACAAT GGAATTATAGAAGTTGAGAGTGAGAATGTCTTCAAATTGGCAGCAAATGCTTTGCAG GAGTCTAAAGGAGACTACACAAG TGATGAAGCCACACGAGCTGACTTAAAGAAACTGCCCACTCTTCCCACTAAAGTCCTCAAGGAGCACCCATCACTTGCATACTG TGAGGATCGAGTCATCGACTATTATAAACAACTAAGAGGAGTCTCCAGAGGACAGGCCATTGTGCA GTATCTGACGCTTGTGGAATCCTTGCCCACATACGGTGTCCACTATTATGAAGTGAAG GATAAACAAGGGATGCCATGGTGGCTTGGGATCAGCTATAAAGGCATTGGCCAGTATGATCTACAAGATAAGCTGAAGCCTAGAAAG CTTTATCAGTGGAAGCAACTGGAAAATTTGTACTTCAGGGAGAAAAAATTTGCAGTGGAGGTTAATGACCCACACAG GAGAGCAGTAACCAAACGGACCTTCGGACAGACAGGCCTCCTCATCCACACTTGGTATGCGAGCCACTCTTTAATCAAAACTATTTGGGTCATGGCTATTAGCCAACACCAGTTCTACTTGGacagaaaacaaagcaaa ACTAAACTCGGGGCCTCGAAAAGCTTGGAGGAAATCGCC TTGGATCTCACTGAGCATCCAGGGGCAAAGATAAACAAACTTGGAGAGtcaatcctgaaaaataacttgaTTACAGCCAGCAATGGGAGCCTGGTATCAACAG GATCTGGAGACTCTGAAATGAGTGAGGAGCAGAAGAAAGAGAAACTTTCTGAGCTGAGAAAAAAAGAGCAGGAGATTCAAGATCTCTTGGCCAAGAAGACAAAGGAACTAAAGAAGATTTGTTTGAGGGAAGCG GAGCTTACTGGCAAACTGCCAAAGGAGTACCCCTTGTCTTCAGATGAACGCCCACCACAGGTTAGACGGCGAGTTGGCACTGCTTTCAAGTTGGATGACCTTTTCCCTTACAATGAG GATCCTTTTCTGAGAAATCTGGAGAGCAGATTTGCCCTCCAACAGAAGATAGTGGAGGCTGCTAAAAAGCTGGCAAATGAGTCAGAACTGTGTAAGACAGTCAAGAAGAAAAGGAGGAGAAACTGTTTAGATGCTATGCACAAGCTTCAGCAGATTGAGAATGAGATGAACCATTACCGAATCAAGAAGGGGAAAAGGCCCACTCAGCGAGCTTCAGTAATCATTGCTG ATGAAATCATGCGATCAGATTGTAGCTCCTTGTCCAGCCTCCCGTTGGAGGACG ATGACTCGGATAGCGCTAGTCAGCGGCCACGGTCACGGTCAGTGCAAGACTCCCCTCAGTTCAGTCCATTACGCTCACTGGGAGCAGAATACGATGTGGAGAGGCAAACATCTCCAAAGGAAAATAACCATAACAAAAG ATTAGCTTTTGAAGGCCAAGAGGCTTCCCTCTACTACCACAAACCAAGAGAGGTCTCCTCCACCCACAGTAGCCCTTATAAAACCCTCCCCAGACCTCCCAGAGACCCCCGCAGCATGCCTCCCACACCAGTTATGACCCGCAATGCCTACAGCAGCAGCCAGCTCAG GTGCGAAGGCTTGCCTCATGGCTTCAGGGCTCGCAGTGGAAGTTTGGAGTCACAGCCCCAGTTGAGAAAGGACGAAGACCCAGAGAAGCCAGTTTTCACCTTGTCACCAGCCCACCGCAGCAACAGCACAGAGATGTTGGGGGATTGCTCTTCCTACACCAGTCAGTCCAGTCTGGACTTCTGCGGGCCTGCCAGTTCCCAATACAGTACCTTAGATTCCCGAACCTCCACCATGCATCGTCTCCACCGCAATGTGGAAGTGTATGGAAATACAGGGAGCATGCCCAACCTGGTGCAGCACCATTCAGGGTGTAGTTACGCCTGTGAGACCTCAGCACACTATGCACCCAGTGCCTACTACGTATCCGGCTGTCCATGTCCAGACATGGAGCCTTACGCTAATGGTTCCTATGTGTATGAGAGTGACGTAGAAGGCCACTACAACGTCAACCCCTCGTATCAAATGAACGGCTATCACGGACATGACAGATTCAGGCATTACGGCTCTGACCGAGCTGACGGCCTTTCCCAGAATCCCTACGCGACGGTGAGGCCGCCACGGAGCAGGGAGGGACCCAGAAATGAACTTTTGGCAAAGAACATGCAGAAGGCTATGGTAGCAGAACATCTGAGAGGGTGGTACCATCGGAACCGTGTCCCCAGAGAAGGAGAGCGAGCGGGATATGACTTTGACTGTGGCTCTCAGCTCAGCCTAGGCTACCAGACCATGCCGGCGGCATTCAGCCATTCCAGCAGGACAACCTCTTTCTCATCAG TGTCCTCAGTGGAGAGCGCAGGGAACTGGCGCAACCAGCTGGCAGTTGGCCTGACTGACTACGACACACCCAACATACCTCAGTACTCTCAACACGCAGTTCCTTCGTCGCCATATAATCGCAGCCCCACACACAACAG ATTTTACCTGGGCAACAGCTACACGAGCATCCAGTGA
- the arl6ip5b gene encoding ADP-ribosylation factor-like 6 interacting protein 5b isoform X1 translates to MTAKMELAPLRTWDDFYPGTERFGKPEFGDVARWNNRMISNLMYYQTNYFAAAVVVFLIVGFLNPLGMFLGGTVVTLVFMGSVWAGENQAIIKNFKRKNPTLFVIGVMVTSYFLLSLCGGVMVFIFGITFPLLLILIHASLRLRNMKNRLENKMEGVGMKKTPMGIIMDLLDQQEERVNKIQDFIESKLKQ, encoded by the exons ATGACAGCCAAAATGGAGCTTGCACCGCTCAGAACGTGGGATGATTTCTACCCCGGAACGGAGCGCTTCGGCAAACCAGAGTTCGGAGATGTGGCAAGGTGGAACAACAGAATGATCAGCAATTTAATGTATTACCAGACGAACTACTTCGCCGCGGCCGTGGTGGTCTTCCTCATCGTTGG GTTCCTGAACCCACTTGGCATGTTTCTGGGAGGAACAGTTGTGACTTTGGTATTCATGGGTTCCGTGTGGGCCGGGGAGAATCAAGCCATCATCAAGAACTTCAAGAGGAAGAACCCGACACTGTTCGTCATCGGTGTCATGGTCACCAGTTACTTCCTGCTGTCCCTGTGCGGTGGTGTCATGGTTTTCATCTTTGGCATCACTTTCCCCCTGTTGT TAATCCTCATCCATGCCTCCCTGAGACTGCGCAACATGAAGAACAGACTGGAGAACAAGATGGAAGGTGTTGGAATGAAGAAGACTCCTATGGGCATCATCATGGATCTCTTGGATCAGCAGGAGGAGAGAGTGAACAAAATTCAGGATTTTATCGAAagcaaattaaagcagtaa